In [Leptolyngbya] sp. PCC 7376, a genomic segment contains:
- a CDS encoding diguanylate cyclase domain-containing protein: protein MTIDPQQQPNKPLILIVDDDSVMRRLIRFAMEKEGYEVVEAENGKEGLELFNQRIPDIILLDFMMPVMNGIEFCKRLRQINTSEIEAIESQTSISEQNNLQEAALTTETSVNLVNHTPILMITGLGNDESVTQAFEAGATDFMTKPINWTILKQRVKHLLNQARLYKHLETSNKQLKQLAVVDPLTQLANRQVFDLFLERQGRLMFRHKRPSSLILVEIDYFENFNDVYGEKASDDCLFAVAQAITAQAKRPTDLVARYGNKEIIVLLPETDGKGAKFIAENIQDSVRLLKIAHEKSEINPFVTVSLGVVSIQTPDNQQTLFQLVEVAEQALAEAKEKGKNCTVNKEITPA, encoded by the coding sequence ATGACTATCGATCCACAACAACAACCGAATAAACCTCTCATTTTGATTGTCGATGATGACTCCGTCATGCGTCGTCTTATTCGCTTTGCAATGGAAAAAGAAGGATATGAAGTTGTAGAAGCAGAAAATGGCAAAGAGGGTTTAGAGCTTTTTAACCAGCGTATCCCAGACATTATTTTGCTTGATTTTATGATGCCCGTAATGAATGGCATTGAATTTTGTAAGCGACTACGACAAATAAATACTTCTGAAATTGAGGCAATTGAGAGCCAAACATCAATATCAGAGCAGAACAATCTTCAAGAGGCAGCACTCACAACGGAAACATCCGTTAATTTAGTTAATCACACCCCAATTCTGATGATCACAGGGTTAGGGAATGATGAGTCAGTCACTCAAGCGTTCGAGGCTGGGGCGACTGACTTTATGACGAAGCCAATTAATTGGACAATTTTGAAACAGCGAGTCAAGCATCTCCTCAATCAAGCCCGACTATACAAGCATCTCGAAACTAGTAATAAGCAATTAAAACAATTGGCAGTGGTTGATCCTCTCACTCAACTGGCAAATCGTCAGGTTTTTGATCTTTTTTTGGAGCGGCAAGGTCGTTTAATGTTTCGGCATAAGCGACCTTCTTCCTTAATTCTGGTAGAGATTGACTATTTCGAAAATTTTAATGATGTTTATGGCGAGAAGGCTAGCGATGATTGTTTATTTGCAGTTGCTCAAGCGATCACAGCCCAAGCCAAACGCCCGACAGATCTTGTCGCCCGTTATGGGAATAAAGAAATCATTGTTTTGCTACCAGAAACAGATGGCAAAGGCGCAAAATTTATTGCTGAAAATATCCAAGACAGTGTGCGTCTCTTAAAAATTGCTCACGAAAAATCAGAAATTAATCCTTTTGTGACCGTAAGTTTAGGGGTTGTCTCGATCCAAACACCAGACAATCAACAAACATTATTTCAGCTTGTTGAAGTTGCAGAGCAAGCCCTCGCCGAAGCGAAGGAAAAAGGTAAAAATTGCACTGTCAACAAAGAGATTACTCCGGCGTAA
- a CDS encoding bifunctional (p)ppGpp synthetase/guanosine-3',5'-bis(diphosphate) 3'-pyrophosphohydrolase, whose product MAVSPIPVPEKFDIPLPSWLKDYLYGGGVQEISVGDRQLICKAFRFAHELHEGQERKSGRPYIEHPVAVAGLLRDLGGNSAMIAAGFLHDVVEDTDVTPEEIEEHFGEEVRQLVEGVTKLTKFTFSSKTERQAENFRRMFLSMAEDIRVIVVKLADRLHNMRTLEPLRPDKQKRIALETKEIFAPLANRLGIWRFKWELEDLCFKYLESEAFRAMQDHISEKRAEREARVNEAIDIVRDRLHKLKLHVWEIKGRPKHLYSIYDKMQRQHKEFDEIFDISGIRVIVESTDECYRALAVIHDAFKPIPGRFKDYIGLPKPNRYQSLHTTVVGLNGRPLEVQIRTMEMHHIAEYGIAAHWKYKEVGHSNASISSTDEKFTWLRQLLEWQSDLQDAKEYIDNLKDNLFEDDVYVFTPDGDVIALAKGATSIDFAYRIHTEVGNHMKGARINGRWSVLDTTLKNGDIVEIITQKNAHPSLDWLNYVVTPSAKNRIRQWFKRSHRDENLTRGRSLLEKELGKSGFDSILKSDDMQAVAEKCNYQSTDDLLAALGYGEVTLKHVVNRWRDMVRDQEEEHLPQFESEADLNPTKTPKSLTSDNHKYPIAGIEGLVYSLAGCCSPLPGEPIMGVVTRSHKGISIHHRHCNNMRNFEGDRLIPVHWNPNHDHKSSPVYPVDLSIEVIDRVGVLKDILTRLSDQNINVRKAGVKTSHSKPAIISLSIDIRDAQQLNASMNKIKNMSDTLNVRRVSQVEHD is encoded by the coding sequence ATGGCTGTTTCTCCTATTCCTGTTCCAGAAAAATTTGATATTCCTCTGCCTTCATGGCTAAAAGATTATCTCTATGGGGGAGGGGTGCAAGAAATCTCTGTGGGCGATCGCCAACTCATTTGCAAGGCGTTTCGGTTTGCCCATGAACTCCACGAAGGGCAGGAACGGAAATCAGGGAGACCTTATATCGAGCATCCTGTTGCAGTAGCGGGGCTATTGCGGGATTTAGGTGGCAACAGCGCGATGATTGCAGCGGGCTTTTTGCATGACGTCGTCGAAGATACTGACGTTACACCCGAAGAAATCGAAGAACATTTCGGCGAGGAAGTGCGCCAACTCGTTGAAGGCGTCACTAAACTCACGAAATTCACCTTTTCAAGCAAAACAGAGAGACAAGCAGAAAACTTCCGCCGTATGTTTCTCTCTATGGCTGAGGATATTCGAGTGATCGTCGTTAAACTCGCCGATCGCCTCCACAATATGCGGACGCTAGAGCCATTACGTCCAGACAAACAAAAACGGATTGCCCTAGAAACAAAGGAGATTTTTGCCCCCCTCGCTAATCGTTTAGGAATCTGGCGTTTTAAATGGGAGCTCGAAGATCTTTGCTTTAAATATCTAGAATCCGAAGCTTTTCGGGCAATGCAGGATCACATCTCTGAAAAGCGAGCTGAGCGCGAAGCCCGGGTTAATGAAGCCATCGACATTGTGCGCGATCGCCTCCACAAGCTAAAGCTACACGTATGGGAAATTAAAGGCCGCCCCAAACATCTCTACAGCATTTACGATAAAATGCAGCGGCAGCACAAAGAATTTGACGAAATTTTTGATATCTCAGGCATCCGTGTGATTGTCGAGAGCACTGATGAATGTTACCGTGCTCTAGCCGTAATTCACGATGCCTTTAAGCCAATTCCCGGACGCTTTAAGGACTACATCGGTCTACCAAAACCGAACCGCTACCAATCCCTACATACAACGGTTGTCGGCTTAAATGGTCGCCCTCTCGAAGTTCAAATTCGGACAATGGAAATGCACCATATCGCCGAATATGGGATCGCAGCCCACTGGAAATATAAAGAAGTAGGACATTCCAACGCATCCATCTCTTCCACAGACGAAAAATTCACCTGGCTACGTCAACTCCTCGAATGGCAAAGCGACCTTCAAGATGCAAAAGAATATATCGACAACCTCAAGGACAATCTCTTTGAAGATGATGTCTATGTCTTTACCCCTGACGGTGATGTCATTGCCTTAGCGAAAGGGGCAACTTCTATTGATTTTGCCTATCGCATCCATACCGAAGTTGGCAATCATATGAAAGGGGCACGCATAAATGGCCGCTGGAGTGTCCTAGATACCACCCTAAAAAATGGCGATATTGTCGAAATCATCACCCAGAAAAATGCTCATCCTAGCCTCGACTGGCTCAATTATGTCGTGACACCAAGTGCAAAAAATCGCATTCGGCAATGGTTTAAACGATCGCATCGAGATGAAAATTTAACGCGAGGCAGAAGTCTCCTTGAAAAAGAGTTAGGCAAGAGCGGTTTCGACAGTATTCTCAAGTCCGATGACATGCAGGCGGTGGCAGAAAAGTGTAACTATCAAAGCACCGACGATCTCCTCGCAGCTCTAGGTTATGGCGAAGTCACCCTCAAACATGTGGTCAACCGCTGGCGGGATATGGTGCGAGATCAAGAGGAAGAGCATCTACCACAATTTGAATCCGAAGCAGATCTTAACCCCACAAAAACACCAAAATCACTAACGTCTGATAACCATAAATATCCGATTGCAGGCATCGAAGGACTTGTCTATAGCTTGGCTGGTTGCTGTTCACCACTACCGGGAGAACCCATCATGGGCGTTGTCACCCGGAGCCATAAGGGTATTTCGATCCACCATCGTCACTGCAATAACATGCGTAACTTTGAAGGCGATCGCCTGATTCCTGTTCATTGGAATCCTAATCATGACCACAAATCATCCCCTGTTTATCCTGTCGATCTCAGTATCGAAGTGATTGACCGGGTTGGTGTACTAAAAGATATTTTGACCCGTCTCAGTGACCAAAATATCAACGTCCGTAAAGCAGGCGTTAAAACCAGTCATAGTAAGCCTGCCATCATTTCTCTCAGTATCGATATCCGTGATGCCCAGCAATTAAATGCCAGCATGAACAAAATCAAAAATATGAGTGATACGCTCAATGTACGCCGGGTCAGCCAGGTCGAACATGATTAA
- the patD gene encoding heterocyst frequency control protein PatD encodes MTYFYVLIAALISMDSLATAYQSLYEQLQHIHQQVLAQPLEKKGLMTDGQQLLQLWQNNLAMVQGEQLSEAALNQWRSLHTEIHRELRLLNVDLMFLGRSNSSTTQTAKQKNVGDRLAKLLQYCTQIQQVITSGDPHKPEA; translated from the coding sequence ATGACATATTTTTATGTGTTGATCGCGGCTTTGATTTCTATGGATTCCCTTGCTACTGCCTATCAGTCTCTGTACGAGCAGCTCCAGCACATTCATCAACAGGTATTGGCGCAACCCCTTGAGAAAAAGGGATTAATGACTGATGGTCAGCAATTGCTACAGCTTTGGCAAAACAATCTCGCGATGGTACAGGGAGAGCAACTATCAGAGGCTGCTCTAAATCAATGGCGATCGCTCCACACTGAGATTCACCGAGAATTACGTCTACTCAATGTTGATTTAATGTTTCTCGGACGCAGTAATTCATCTACTACCCAAACAGCTAAGCAAAAAAACGTTGGCGATCGCCTTGCAAAGTTATTGCAATATTGCACCCAAATTCAGCAGGTTATAACGTCGGGCGATCCACACAAACCGGAAGCGTAA
- a CDS encoding histidine kinase, with protein MSSENHSDPVEFKATSVVPQLQLLLFTDARISHRADIKQVQDYLETLGQDHDFSLEIIDIKEQPQLVELYRLVATPSLVKVFPKPMQVFAGSSILPDLKRWWSQWQDTLADLRQRHKEFGDRPASNLSVSTELDAERRSHSADVMRLSDEIFQLHREKEELAKQIEFKDQILAMLAHDLRSPLTGTSIALETLEIIAQRPETAKTNDLKQQLYQQAKSQLQIMNRMITELLDESRQLSTKLDIKPRRMNLNDLCQDILKQLESRFKRRSINLIVDVPLDLPEVYGDAELLRQVIVNLLDNAIKYSSENGEVKLIGLHRTLQKVQVTIIDHGHGIPDDEQEKIFEGHFRLKRDSTKEGYGLGLAVCRRIIQAHHGRIWVDSTLGQGSEFHFTLPVCVDRPTL; from the coding sequence GTGTCTTCTGAAAATCATTCTGATCCTGTCGAGTTTAAGGCGACTTCGGTCGTGCCGCAGTTACAGTTATTGTTGTTTACGGATGCTCGTATTTCTCACCGTGCTGACATCAAACAGGTGCAGGATTATCTGGAAACTTTAGGGCAAGATCATGATTTTTCGTTAGAGATCATTGACATTAAGGAACAGCCACAGTTGGTGGAGCTATACCGTTTAGTAGCAACGCCATCGCTGGTCAAGGTATTTCCGAAGCCGATGCAGGTTTTTGCAGGCAGTAGTATTTTGCCGGATTTAAAGCGATGGTGGAGTCAATGGCAGGATACTCTAGCGGATTTGCGACAACGTCACAAGGAGTTTGGCGATCGCCCGGCCTCTAATTTATCGGTAAGCACAGAACTCGATGCAGAACGTCGTTCCCATTCGGCAGATGTGATGCGGTTATCCGACGAGATTTTTCAGCTACATCGGGAAAAGGAAGAGCTCGCGAAACAAATTGAGTTTAAAGATCAGATTTTGGCAATGCTTGCCCACGATCTACGTAGCCCGCTTACAGGGACATCGATCGCCCTCGAAACCCTTGAAATTATTGCGCAGCGTCCCGAAACAGCTAAAACAAATGATTTAAAGCAGCAACTCTATCAACAGGCAAAGAGTCAGCTTCAGATCATGAACCGGATGATCACTGAACTCTTAGATGAGTCACGACAATTGTCGACCAAGCTCGATATTAAGCCTCGCCGCATGAATTTAAATGACTTATGCCAGGATATTTTGAAACAGCTTGAGAGTCGTTTCAAACGCCGTTCGATCAACTTAATTGTTGATGTGCCTCTAGATTTACCGGAAGTTTATGGGGATGCGGAACTATTGCGACAGGTCATTGTAAATCTCCTAGACAATGCCATTAAATACAGTTCGGAAAATGGTGAAGTGAAATTGATTGGGCTCCATCGCACGCTACAGAAAGTTCAGGTGACAATCATCGACCACGGACATGGCATTCCCGATGATGAGCAGGAAAAGATTTTTGAGGGACATTTTCGTCTCAAACGTGATTCGACAAAGGAAGGTTATGGCCTGGGCCTAGCGGTTTGTCGTCGAATTATTCAGGCACACCACGGACGGATTTGGGTAGATAGTACGTTGGGTCAAGGAAGCGAGTTTCATTTTACGCTTCCGGTTTGTGTGGATCGCCCGACGTTATAA
- a CDS encoding glycoside hydrolase family 57 protein, with protein sequence MALGYVALVLHAHLPFVRHPESDFVLEEEWLFEAITETYIPLLHVFEGLKRDGIDFKITMSMTPPLVAMLRDPLLQDRYDAHMALLMELVEKEIVHNKHNGHIKYLAEYYRKEFSAILSTWERYDRDLIKAFKQFQDSNNLEIITCGATHGYLPLMKMYPQAVWAQLQVACESYEENFGRPPKGIWLPECAYYEGLERMLADAGLRYFLTDGHGILYARPRPRYGNYAPIFTETGVAAFGRDHESSQQVWSSKVGYPGDVCYREFYKDLGWEAEYEYIKPYIMPNGQRKNTGVKYHKITSRDGGSGEKALYDPYWAKEKAAEHAENFMYNRENQVGRLNKMMGRHPLVVSPYDAELFGHWWYEGPWFIDYFFRKSWHDQGTYDMTHLADYLRMEPTQQVAVPSQSSWGYKGFHEYWLNQTNAWVYPYLHKAAERMIELSARDPEDELEERALNQAARELLLAQSSDWAFIMRTGTMVPYAERRTKSHVLRLEKIYDDFKTGKIDSGWLEKVEKMDNIFPNIDYRVYRPL encoded by the coding sequence ATGGCTTTAGGCTACGTTGCCCTTGTTCTCCATGCCCACCTGCCCTTTGTTCGTCACCCAGAAAGTGATTTTGTCCTCGAGGAAGAATGGCTATTTGAAGCGATTACTGAGACCTACATCCCATTACTCCACGTTTTTGAAGGTCTAAAACGCGACGGTATCGACTTTAAGATCACGATGAGCATGACTCCACCATTGGTGGCGATGCTCCGGGATCCTCTCCTCCAAGATCGCTACGACGCCCATATGGCACTTTTGATGGAGTTGGTCGAGAAAGAGATCGTCCACAACAAGCACAACGGCCATATTAAATATCTTGCTGAGTACTATCGCAAAGAATTTAGTGCCATTCTCAGCACCTGGGAACGCTATGACCGGGATTTAATTAAAGCGTTTAAGCAATTTCAGGATTCAAATAACCTTGAAATTATTACCTGTGGTGCAACTCATGGCTATCTGCCGTTGATGAAAATGTATCCTCAGGCAGTGTGGGCACAGCTACAGGTTGCCTGTGAGAGCTACGAAGAGAATTTTGGTCGTCCCCCCAAAGGTATTTGGTTGCCGGAATGTGCCTATTACGAAGGTCTAGAGCGGATGCTGGCGGATGCTGGTTTACGTTATTTCCTCACGGATGGTCACGGCATTCTGTATGCGCGTCCTCGTCCCCGCTATGGTAACTATGCACCTATCTTTACAGAAACTGGAGTTGCTGCATTTGGTCGGGATCATGAATCATCACAGCAGGTTTGGTCTTCTAAGGTTGGTTATCCAGGTGATGTTTGTTACCGTGAATTTTATAAAGACTTGGGCTGGGAAGCGGAGTATGAGTACATTAAGCCCTACATCATGCCCAATGGTCAGCGCAAAAATACTGGTGTGAAATATCACAAGATTACTAGTCGCGATGGTGGTTCTGGCGAAAAGGCTCTTTATGATCCCTACTGGGCAAAAGAGAAGGCTGCGGAACATGCGGAAAACTTCATGTACAACCGCGAGAACCAGGTTGGTCGTCTAAATAAGATGATGGGTCGTCATCCGTTAGTTGTTTCGCCCTATGATGCGGAGTTGTTTGGCCACTGGTGGTACGAAGGGCCTTGGTTTATTGATTATTTCTTCCGTAAGTCTTGGCATGATCAAGGTACTTACGACATGACGCATTTGGCCGATTATCTAAGGATGGAGCCGACTCAACAGGTGGCTGTACCTTCGCAATCAAGTTGGGGTTATAAGGGCTTTCATGAGTATTGGCTGAATCAAACTAATGCTTGGGTGTACCCTTATCTGCATAAGGCTGCTGAGCGCATGATCGAATTGTCGGCTCGCGATCCTGAGGATGAACTGGAAGAACGGGCATTAAATCAGGCTGCGCGGGAATTGCTGTTAGCTCAATCATCCGACTGGGCTTTCATTATGCGAACGGGCACAATGGTTCCCTATGCGGAACGACGTACGAAGAGCCATGTGTTACGTCTAGAGAAAATCTATGATGATTTTAAGACAGGCAAGATTGATTCGGGCTGGCTTGAAAAGGTAGAAAAAATGGATAATATCTTCCCGAATATTGATTATCGGGTTTATCGTCCGCTCTAG